The nucleotide sequence TGTGATCCAGCCGGTGACCGGCGAATATATCTTCGAATTGGATATCTGTGTCAGGAGCGTTTCCTTCTGGGCAGTGAAGCTTTCCTTCTGGGTTTCGAGGGTTCGAATCTGCTGGCGGACATAATCTCGTTCAGTCCGAATGTCATCGTATTGTGACTTGGTCACTGCCCCGGCCTCGTAAGCATTTTTTACACGTTTGAGATTAGTGTTCAAATTTTCAAGCTTGATACGCGCCTGTTCGATCTGGGCCTCGAGCGATGCGAATCCGGCCTCGATTTCGTTAAGGCGGATTCTCAATTCCTCGACATCGATTTCCGCCAAAAGTGTGCCGGAATCAGCTTTCTCTCCGAGCTCCCGGGTCATCCTGACCAACCGTCCGGAAACCTCGGGCGCGATATCGATATCGGTAACTTCGATTGTACCGGTGGCGGACACCTGGCCGGGCGGATCGGGGGCGTTACGGTTATTCTGTTCCCGGATGATCAGGAAAACCAGTACCGCGACTACTCCGAGAACGATTATGGGAGGAATGATTTTCTTCATATCAGAGTGGCAATATCTTGATCTGATAGAGAAAGTCAATCAAAAATTGAACAGTGAAAGAACTTGGAAAATCAGCGTAATTGAGTATATTTCAAAATATACTGACCGTGTGTTTTCATACAATTACGACTAATACGGAACATCGATCGACCTGATCGGT is from Candidatus Zixiibacteriota bacterium and encodes:
- a CDS encoding efflux RND transporter periplasmic adaptor subunit; the protein is MKKIIPPIIVLGVVAVLVFLIIREQNNRNAPDPPGQVSATGTIEVTDIDIAPEVSGRLVRMTRELGEKADSGTLLAEIDVEELRIRLNEIEAGFASLEAQIEQARIKLENLNTNLKRVKNAYEAGAVTKSQYDDIRTERDYVRQQIRTLETQKESFTAQKETLLTQISNSKIYSPVTGWITSKNYEPGELAMPGASLYTLSLLERAYINVYVNETRIGAIRLGDSAHVMIDTYPERRFKGKVDFISPEAEFTPKNIQTKEERVKLVFELRISLPNPEHRLKPGLPADVIIYVNE